In the Streptomyces sp. f51 genome, one interval contains:
- a CDS encoding RNA methyltransferase, translated as MASASPELISPRSPRVLAARRLARRNFRGKERLFLAEGPQAVREAAAHRADGTATLVELFATVEAAERYADIIDGARRAGARVHLADEEVIADISTTVTPQGLVGVCRFLDTPFEDVLKAAPRLVAVLAHVRDPGNAGTVLRCADAAGADAVVLTDASVDLYNPKAVRASVGSLFHLPVAVGVPVEQAVAGLKAAGVRILAADGAGEDDLDDELDKGTMGGPTAWVFGNEAWGLPEETRALADAVVRVPIHGKAESLNLATAAAVCLYASARAQRASTGCRSVTGS; from the coding sequence ATGGCCTCCGCCAGCCCCGAGCTGATCTCGCCCCGTTCCCCCCGTGTCCTGGCCGCGCGGCGGCTGGCCCGGCGGAACTTCCGGGGCAAGGAGCGGCTGTTCCTCGCCGAGGGGCCGCAGGCCGTACGGGAGGCCGCCGCCCACCGCGCCGACGGCACCGCCACCCTCGTCGAGCTGTTCGCCACCGTCGAGGCCGCCGAGCGCTACGCCGACATCATCGACGGCGCCCGCCGCGCCGGCGCCCGGGTGCACCTCGCCGACGAAGAGGTGATCGCCGACATCTCGACCACCGTCACCCCGCAGGGACTCGTCGGTGTCTGCCGCTTCCTCGACACCCCCTTCGAGGACGTCCTCAAGGCCGCGCCCCGGCTCGTCGCCGTCCTCGCGCACGTCCGCGACCCCGGGAACGCCGGGACCGTGCTGCGCTGCGCGGACGCCGCCGGCGCCGACGCCGTCGTCCTCACCGACGCCTCCGTGGACCTGTACAACCCCAAGGCCGTACGCGCCTCCGTCGGATCCCTGTTCCACCTGCCCGTCGCCGTCGGCGTCCCCGTCGAACAGGCCGTGGCCGGACTCAAGGCCGCCGGCGTGCGCATCCTCGCCGCCGACGGAGCGGGCGAGGACGATCTCGACGACGAGCTCGACAAGGGCACCATGGGCGGCCCCACCGCCTGGGTCTTCGGCAACGAGGCATGGGGGCTCCCGGAGGAGACCCGCGCGCTGGCCGACGCCGTCGTGCGCGTTCCGATCCACGGAAAGGCCGAGAGCCTGAACCTGGCCACGGCCGCGGCCGTATGTCTCTACGCGTCGGCCCGTGCACAGCGCGCCTCCACAGGGTGCCGCTCCGTCACCGGCAGCTAG
- the rplT gene encoding 50S ribosomal protein L20, whose translation MARVKRAVNAHKKRRAILEAASGYRGQRSRLYRKAKEQVTHSLVYNYNDRKKRKGDFRQLWIQRINAAARQNGMTYNRLIQGLKAANIEVDRKILAELAVNDANAFAALVEVAQKALPSDVNAPKAA comes from the coding sequence GTGGCACGCGTCAAGCGGGCAGTCAACGCCCACAAGAAGCGCCGGGCAATCCTCGAGGCGGCCTCCGGCTACCGCGGTCAGCGTTCGCGCCTGTACCGCAAGGCCAAGGAGCAGGTCACCCACTCGCTGGTCTACAACTACAACGACCGCAAGAAGCGCAAGGGCGACTTCCGTCAGCTGTGGATCCAGCGCATCAACGCTGCGGCCCGCCAGAACGGCATGACGTACAACCGCCTCATCCAGGGTCTGAAGGCCGCCAACATCGAGGTGGACCGCAAGATCCTCGCGGAGCTGGCCGTCAACGACGCCAACGCGTTCGCCGCGCTCGTCGAGGTCGCGCAGAAGGCCCTGCCGTCGGACGTCAACGCGCCGAAGGCTGCGTGA
- the rpmI gene encoding 50S ribosomal protein L35 → MPKNKSHSGASKRFKITGSGKVLRERAGKRHLLEHKSSRVTRRLTGTAEMAPGDAAKIKKLLGK, encoded by the coding sequence ATGCCGAAGAACAAGTCGCACAGCGGTGCCAGCAAGCGCTTCAAGATCACCGGCTCCGGCAAGGTGCTCCGTGAGCGCGCCGGCAAGCGCCACCTGCTCGAGCACAAGTCGTCCCGCGTGACGCGCCGTCTCACCGGCACCGCCGAGATGGCCCCGGGCGACGCCGCGAAGATCAAGAAGCTTCTCGGCAAGTGA
- the infC gene encoding translation initiation factor IF-3 has translation MWCYRGGSISTEPRINDRIRVPEVRLVGPSGEQVGIVPLAKALELAQEYDLDLVEVAASARPPVCKLMDYGKFKYESAMKAREARKNQAHTVIKEMKLRPKIDPHDYDTKKGHVVRFLKQGDKVKITIMFRGREQSRPELGYRLLQRLATDVEDLGFIESNPKQDGRNMIMVLGPHKKKTEAMAEAREAQAARKAEAKANPGRSQNAAEEVAADGDDIESAPVETESAPVEAESAESPAEASAEA, from the coding sequence GTGTGGTGCTACCGAGGAGGATCCATCAGCACCGAGCCCCGCATCAACGACCGGATTCGCGTTCCCGAAGTGCGACTTGTCGGTCCCAGCGGCGAGCAGGTCGGGATTGTTCCGCTTGCCAAGGCCCTTGAGCTTGCTCAGGAGTACGACCTCGACCTGGTCGAGGTGGCGGCGAGTGCTCGCCCGCCCGTCTGCAAGCTCATGGACTACGGCAAGTTCAAGTACGAGTCGGCCATGAAGGCCCGTGAGGCGCGCAAGAACCAGGCGCACACGGTCATCAAGGAAATGAAGCTCCGGCCGAAGATCGACCCGCACGACTACGACACCAAAAAGGGTCACGTCGTCCGGTTCCTCAAGCAGGGCGACAAGGTCAAGATCACGATCATGTTCCGTGGTCGCGAGCAGTCCCGGCCGGAGCTCGGCTACCGACTGCTCCAGCGGCTCGCGACGGACGTCGAGGACCTCGGGTTCATCGAGTCGAACCCGAAGCAGGACGGCCGAAACATGATCATGGTTCTCGGTCCGCACAAGAAGAAGACCGAGGCGATGGCCGAGGCCCGTGAGGCTCAGGCTGCTCGCAAGGCGGAAGCGAAGGCCAACCCGGGTCGCTCGCAGAACGCCGCGGAAGAGGTCGCCGCCGACGGTGACGACATCGAGAGCGCGCCCGTCGAGACCGAGAGCGCGCCCGTCGAGGCCGAGTCGGCCGAGAGCCCGGCCGAGGCATCAGCCGAGGCCTGA
- a CDS encoding DUF1844 domain-containing protein yields the protein MSDTPPQNPDFDTMTRDIAEVPAVEVIVTVAVNLMSAAAVKLGLTEEGDEHKDLDEARKLVTALAGLLDASTTEISSFHAAPLRDGLKSLQLAFREASLVPDEPGQGPGEKYTGPVYG from the coding sequence ATGAGTGACACCCCTCCCCAGAACCCCGACTTCGACACCATGACCCGCGACATCGCCGAGGTCCCCGCGGTCGAGGTCATCGTGACGGTCGCCGTGAACCTGATGAGCGCCGCCGCCGTGAAGCTCGGTCTCACCGAGGAGGGCGACGAGCACAAGGACCTGGACGAGGCGCGCAAGCTGGTCACCGCGCTCGCCGGTCTGCTCGACGCGAGCACGACCGAGATCAGCTCCTTCCACGCGGCACCGCTGCGCGACGGCCTGAAGTCCCTCCAGCTGGCCTTCCGCGAGGCGTCCCTCGTCCCGGACGAGCCGGGCCAGGGCCCCGGCGAGAAGTACACGGGCCCCGTCTACGGCTGA
- a CDS encoding SseB family protein, whose translation MANKNIPDSGFSDDDGSADPRLSAALAAWSADRAAVPPVLEALTGARLLVPVVAILGEVEEDENGLRREKTSDMAVPTLKAGNRTALPAFTSTDSLARWDPEARPVAVRLNQVLEAAAHEKADTIVVDLAGPVSYELTGSALLALAEGRTTADPLADPAVVEAVRAAVAAEPLVVRAHLGPGPADGTLALVLDASAAPAETARAVAERLAADETLRARLVRGLDLALLPAGATPPGEPLYVRG comes from the coding sequence GTGGCGAACAAGAACATTCCCGACTCCGGCTTCTCCGACGACGACGGCTCGGCCGACCCCCGGCTGAGCGCCGCGCTCGCGGCCTGGTCCGCCGACCGCGCCGCCGTACCGCCGGTCCTGGAGGCGCTCACGGGTGCCCGGCTGCTCGTCCCCGTCGTGGCGATCCTCGGCGAGGTCGAGGAGGACGAGAACGGGCTGCGCCGGGAGAAGACCAGCGACATGGCGGTCCCCACGCTCAAGGCCGGGAACCGCACGGCCCTGCCCGCCTTCACCTCCACGGACTCGCTGGCCCGCTGGGATCCCGAGGCCCGCCCCGTGGCCGTACGCCTGAATCAGGTGCTGGAGGCGGCGGCGCACGAGAAGGCCGACACGATCGTGGTGGACCTGGCCGGGCCGGTGTCCTACGAGCTGACCGGATCGGCCCTGCTGGCGCTCGCCGAGGGGCGTACGACCGCCGACCCGCTGGCCGACCCGGCCGTGGTCGAGGCGGTACGGGCCGCGGTGGCCGCCGAGCCCCTGGTCGTCCGGGCGCATCTCGGCCCGGGTCCGGCGGACGGCACCCTCGCGCTGGTGCTCGACGCGTCGGCCGCCCCCGCCGAGACCGCCCGCGCGGTGGCCGAGCGGCTCGCGGCCGACGAAACACTGAGGGCCCGCCTGGTGCGCGGCCTCGACCTGGCACTGCTGCCGGCCGGGGCGACACCTCCGGGCGAGCCCCTGTACGTACGCGGATAG
- a CDS encoding serine hydrolase has product MDRHRARGRRARPSRRTPLLSVAVASVVLVGATAAGTVYVKAQAHDGTAAVSSAAPASPSASPAGSEEASVEPVAEPSVDRDALLAKALKSVTVAAGAKTSVAVLDVDSGESAAHGDAAFDTASIVKVNILAALLLQAQDADRHLTAREKTYATAMIENSDNASASALWAAIGRADGLDAANRRFGLTSTQGGDGELWGLTQTTAGDQLKLLRQVFGKGSRLSASSRSYVQGLMGEIEADQQWGVSAAADGSQWALKNGWLARSTTGLWDVNSIGRISADGHEYLVATLSNGNSTQAKGISLVEAVSKAAVSAFRDTAED; this is encoded by the coding sequence ATGGACCGTCACAGAGCACGCGGGCGTCGCGCCCGGCCCTCCCGGCGCACGCCGCTCCTCTCCGTCGCGGTGGCCTCCGTCGTCCTCGTCGGCGCCACGGCGGCCGGGACCGTGTACGTGAAGGCGCAGGCGCACGACGGCACCGCCGCCGTATCGTCGGCCGCGCCGGCATCGCCCTCTGCGTCGCCGGCCGGGAGCGAGGAGGCATCGGTGGAACCTGTGGCGGAGCCCTCCGTGGACCGCGACGCACTGCTCGCGAAGGCCCTGAAGTCGGTGACGGTGGCGGCCGGGGCGAAGACGTCGGTCGCCGTCCTCGACGTCGACTCCGGTGAGAGCGCCGCCCACGGGGACGCGGCCTTCGACACCGCGAGCATCGTCAAGGTGAACATCCTGGCCGCGCTGCTGCTCCAGGCGCAGGACGCGGACCGGCATCTCACCGCGCGGGAGAAGACGTACGCCACCGCGATGATCGAGAACAGCGACAACGCGTCGGCGTCCGCGCTGTGGGCGGCGATCGGCCGCGCCGACGGGCTGGACGCGGCGAACAGACGCTTCGGGCTGACGTCCACGCAGGGCGGCGACGGCGAGCTGTGGGGGCTGACCCAGACCACCGCGGGCGATCAACTGAAGCTGCTCCGGCAGGTGTTCGGGAAGGGCTCCCGGCTCAGCGCGAGTTCGCGGTCCTATGTCCAGGGGCTGATGGGCGAGATCGAGGCCGACCAGCAGTGGGGGGTGTCGGCCGCGGCCGACGGTTCTCAATGGGCGCTGAAGAACGGGTGGTTGGCGCGCAGCACGACCGGGCTGTGGGACGTCAACAGCATCGGGCGGATCTCGGCGGACGGCCACGAGTATCTGGTGGCGACCCTCTCGAACGGCAACTCCACGCAGGCGAAGGGCATTTCGCTGGTGGAGGCGGTGTCGAAGGCCGCGGTGTCCGCGTTCCGGGACACGGCGGAGGACTGA
- the mycP gene encoding type VII secretion-associated serine protease mycosin has translation MTRDDGPDGRDRQPHGTAAEGAPTPADGVRRRPRPAGETRRPPLSRRSGALAAALAASLALVPSTAAHADGIRAQQWGLDAMHTQQAWRTTKGKGITVAVLDTGVDALHPDLKGNVLAEKDMVGFGASRGDRSWARHGTAMAGIIAGHGHGPGDANGVMGIAPEARILPVRVILEDKDPARSKARNTRGNALAEGIRWATDHGADVINLSLGDDSSSAHPEPAEDEAVQYALKKGVAVVASAGNGGEKGDHISYPAAYPGVIAATAVDRYGTHASFSTRRWYATVSAPGVDVVIADPDDRYYEGWGTSAASAFVSGAVALVKAAHPGLSPAQIKKLLEDTARNVPSGGRDDSRGFGFVDPAAAIKAAGRLKPEGLRSAEYGHKYFGTGPDAPDGGGSSTDWAAPLAGALGLALLTGAVFLWRGRRFPNPFERS, from the coding sequence ATGACCCGCGACGACGGCCCCGACGGCCGCGACCGGCAGCCCCACGGAACCGCGGCCGAAGGCGCGCCGACCCCCGCCGACGGCGTCCGCCGCCGCCCGCGCCCGGCCGGGGAGACCCGCCGCCCTCCGCTCTCGCGCAGGTCCGGTGCCCTCGCCGCCGCGCTCGCCGCCTCCCTCGCGCTGGTGCCCTCCACCGCCGCGCACGCCGACGGCATCCGCGCCCAGCAGTGGGGCCTCGACGCCATGCACACGCAGCAGGCCTGGCGCACGACGAAGGGCAAGGGCATCACCGTCGCCGTCCTCGACACCGGCGTCGACGCCCTGCACCCGGACCTCAAGGGAAATGTGCTCGCCGAGAAGGACATGGTCGGCTTCGGCGCGAGCCGGGGCGACCGCTCCTGGGCCCGGCACGGCACCGCCATGGCGGGCATCATCGCCGGACACGGGCACGGGCCGGGCGACGCCAACGGCGTCATGGGCATCGCTCCGGAGGCGAGGATCCTGCCGGTCCGCGTCATCCTGGAGGACAAGGACCCGGCCCGCTCCAAGGCCCGCAACACCCGCGGCAACGCGCTCGCCGAGGGCATCCGCTGGGCCACCGACCACGGCGCCGACGTCATCAACCTCTCCCTCGGCGACGACTCCAGCTCCGCCCACCCCGAACCCGCCGAGGACGAGGCCGTCCAGTACGCGCTGAAGAAGGGCGTCGCGGTCGTCGCCTCGGCCGGCAACGGCGGGGAGAAGGGCGACCACATCTCGTACCCCGCCGCCTACCCGGGCGTGATCGCCGCGACCGCCGTCGACCGGTACGGAACCCACGCGTCCTTCTCCACCCGCCGCTGGTACGCCACCGTCAGCGCCCCCGGCGTCGACGTGGTCATCGCCGACCCGGACGACCGCTACTACGAGGGCTGGGGGACCAGCGCGGCGTCCGCGTTCGTCTCCGGAGCGGTCGCGCTCGTCAAGGCGGCCCACCCGGGACTGTCCCCGGCGCAGATCAAGAAGCTGCTGGAGGACACCGCGCGCAACGTGCCCTCCGGGGGCCGTGACGACTCCCGCGGCTTCGGCTTCGTCGACCCCGCGGCGGCCATCAAGGCGGCGGGCCGGCTCAAGCCGGAGGGGCTCAGGTCGGCCGAGTACGGCCACAAGTACTTCGGCACCGGCCCCGACGCCCCCGACGGCGGCGGCAGTTCGACCGACTGGGCCGCTCCCCTCGCGGGCGCCCTGGGCCTGGCCCTGCTGACGGGGGCGGTTTTCCTCTGGCGCGGCCGCAGATTCCCGAACCCCTTCGAACGCTCCTAG